In Drosophila santomea strain STO CAGO 1482 chromosome 3L, Prin_Dsan_1.1, whole genome shotgun sequence, a single window of DNA contains:
- the LOC120447514 gene encoding zinc finger protein on ecdysone puffs isoform X4, giving the protein MVSVKVNGNPQNRLGNNAKVNGNMAFRGNQNRNRNFGGGNNNYGGPMGANRMGGMNMSPWESQNPGGGQFGNNMRQGGGQMNAQAINLANNLLNNLFRNQNPPSLLDLPRGGGGMGNRNQRGGPPYQGVSIR; this is encoded by the exons ATGGTCAG CGTAAAGGTCAACGGAAATCCGCAGAATCGTTTGGGAAATAACGCAAAGGTCAACGGCAACATGGCTTTCCGTGGCAACCAGAACCGCAACCGCAACTTCGGaggtggcaacaacaactatgGTGGACCCATGGGCGCCAACCGCATGGGCGGTATGAATATGTCGCCCTGGGAATCGCAGAATCCCGGCGGCGGACAGTTTGGTAACAACATGCGCCAGGGTGGCGGCCAGATGAACGCCCAGGCCatcaacttggccaacaatCTGCTGAACAACCTGTTCAGGAACCAGAATCCACCATCGCTCCTCGACTTGCCCCGCGGAGGCGGTGGCATGGGAAACCGCAATCAACGTGGTGGACCG CCCTACCAAGGAGTCTCCATACGCTAG
- the LOC120447514 gene encoding zinc finger protein on ecdysone puffs isoform X1 produces the protein MVSVKVNGNPQNRLGNNAKVNGNMAFRGNQNRNRNFGGGNNNYGGPMGANRMGGMNMSPWESQNPGGGQFGNNMRQGGGQMNAQAINLANNLLNNLFRNQNPPSLLDLPRGGGGMGNRNQRGGPMVSRGGGAGNRLNNRRGQGGGFQNRGATGSGPKPPQKQGGGGIRKQNAFDRAKKLLAKNANQNKKKEPTPGEKKIESPTKESPYASVPNDMFYCHLCKKHMWDANSFENHIKGRTHLMMREGIEESYRLKANMIRQEAKIAEQLKSIEFDRLKRMGKSKQRQLDYCTMCDLNFHGHISTHRKSEGHLQLKKFLHPKCIECNKEFATRIDYDTHLLSAEHLKKAAESNTKVGERKRQTLPISTEEEETRDLRLPQKRKKKPAKKEGEAADGEAKKEGAGDGEGAEGDDAEGDEAKEGEEGADETKEGEELNESQEEEEVALPVDPEDCILDFNDGDEIPSEVDTRLPKYNWQRAVGPGLISKLECYECSVCSKFFDTEVTAEIHSRTATHHRNFLKFINEKSSDTKIAQKRAAAALEENERKKRKIEEAEAPAAEGATEETAEGAEGELYDPSEATGDDEDVEMAEDNAEGEGECEGDEEIEGEGEEDGAGQDNGEEEMEAQEEDQEGDQEAEPEPAPAKTPAPADPAPVAKTPTKTPAKAAAPAAAASPSAAAATPDASPSPAKKATPARAAAGPKATPQRQRARGRYNRY, from the exons ATGGTCAG CGTAAAGGTCAACGGAAATCCGCAGAATCGTTTGGGAAATAACGCAAAGGTCAACGGCAACATGGCTTTCCGTGGCAACCAGAACCGCAACCGCAACTTCGGaggtggcaacaacaactatgGTGGACCCATGGGCGCCAACCGCATGGGCGGTATGAATATGTCGCCCTGGGAATCGCAGAATCCCGGCGGCGGACAGTTTGGTAACAACATGCGCCAGGGTGGCGGCCAGATGAACGCCCAGGCCatcaacttggccaacaatCTGCTGAACAACCTGTTCAGGAACCAGAATCCACCATCGCTCCTCGACTTGCCCCGCGGAGGCGGTGGCATGGGAAACCGCAATCAACGTGGTGGACCG ATGGTCAGTCGCGGCGGCGGTGCCGGCAATCGTCTCAATAACCGTCGTGGCCAGGGAGGTGGCTTCCAAAATCGTGGCGCCACTGGTAGTGGACCCAAGCCCCCGCAAAAGCAGGGCGGCGGCGGTATTCGCAAGCAAAATGCTTTTGATCGTGCCAAGAAACTTTTGGCTAAAAATGccaaccaaaataaaaagaaggaACCCACTCCTGGCGAAAAGAAAATCGAGAG CCCTACCAAGGAGTCTCCATACGCTAGTGTGCCGAACGACATGTTCTACTGTCATCTGTGCAAGAAGCACATGTGGGACGCTAACTCTTTCGAGAACCACATCAAGGGTCGCACCCATCTGATGATGCGCGAGGGCATTGAGGAGAGCTATCGCCTCAAGGCCAATATGATCCGTCAGGAGGCCAAGATCGCAGAGCAGCTCAAGTCGATCGAGTTTGACCGCTTGAAGCGCATGGGCAAGAGCAAGCAGCGCCAGCTGGACTACTGTACCATGTGCGACCTGAACTTCCACGGTCACATCTCGACCCATCGCAAGTCGGAGGGACATTTGCAGCTGAAGAAGTTCTTGCACCCCAAGTGCATTGAGTGCAACAAGGAGTTCGCCACTCGCATCGACTACGACACCCATCTGCTGTCCGCCGAGCATCTTAAGAAGGCCGCCGAGAGCAACACCAAGGTGGGTGAGCGCAAGCGCCAGACCTTGCCCATCAGCACCGAGGAAGAGGAGACCCGCGATCTCCGCCTGCCCCAGAAGCGCAAGAAGAAGCCGGCCAAGAAGGAGGGCGAAGCCGCCGATGGCGAGGCTAAGAAGGAGGGTGCTGGCGATGGCGAGGGTGCCGAGGGTGATGATGCCGAGGGCGATGAGGCCAAGGAGGGTGAAGAAGGTGCGGACGAGACCAAGGAGGGCGAGGAGCTCAACGAGAGccaggaggaagaggaggtgGCCCTGCCTGTGGATCCCGAGGACTGCATCCTTGACTTCAACGACGGCGATGAGATCCCCAGCGAGGTGGATACCCGCCTGCCAAAGTACAACTGGCAGCGTGCTGTCGGCCCCGGTCTGATCTCCAAGCTGGAGTGCTATGAGTGCTCGGTGTGCAGCAAGTTCTTCGACACCGAGGTGACCGCCGAGATTCACTCCCGTACGGCAACTCATCACCGCAACTTCTTGAAGTTCATCAACGAGAAATCAAGCGATACCAAGATTGCCCAGAAGCGCGCCGCTGCCGCCTTGGAGGAGAATGAGCGTAAGAAGCGCAAGATTGAGGAGGCAGAGGCTCCGGCTGCCGAGGGCGCCACCGAGGAAACAGCCGAGGGCGCTGAGGGTGAACTGTACGATCCATCGGAGGCCACCGGCGACGACGAGGATGTGGAGATGGCGGAGGATAACGCCGAGGGAGAGGGCGAATGTGAAGGCGACGAGGAAATCGAGGGTGAGGGCGAAGAAGATGGCGCCGGCCAGGACAACGGCGAAGAGGAGATGGAGGCCCAGGAAGAGGATCAGGAGGGCGATCAAGAGGCCGAACCCGAGCCAGCTCCAGCCAAAACTCCTGCGCCCGCTGACCCAGCACCTGTAGCCAAGACCCCGACCAAGACTCCGGCCAAGGCAGCTGCTCCAGCCGCTGCTGCTAGTCCCTCAGCTGCGGCGGCGACGCCAGACGCCTCTCCATCGCCGGCCAAGAAGGCAACGCCGGCTCGCGCTGCCGCCGGACCCAAAGCCACGCCGCAGCGCCAACGCGCCCGCGGTCGCTACAATCGCTACTAA
- the LOC120447514 gene encoding zinc finger protein on ecdysone puffs isoform X2, translating into MAFRGNQNRNRNFGGGNNNYGGPMGANRMGGMNMSPWESQNPGGGQFGNNMRQGGGQMNAQAINLANNLLNNLFRNQNPPSLLDLPRGGGGMGNRNQRGGPMVSRGGGAGNRLNNRRGQGGGFQNRGATGSGPKPPQKQGGGGIRKQNAFDRAKKLLAKNANQNKKKEPTPGEKKIESPTKESPYASVPNDMFYCHLCKKHMWDANSFENHIKGRTHLMMREGIEESYRLKANMIRQEAKIAEQLKSIEFDRLKRMGKSKQRQLDYCTMCDLNFHGHISTHRKSEGHLQLKKFLHPKCIECNKEFATRIDYDTHLLSAEHLKKAAESNTKVGERKRQTLPISTEEEETRDLRLPQKRKKKPAKKEGEAADGEAKKEGAGDGEGAEGDDAEGDEAKEGEEGADETKEGEELNESQEEEEVALPVDPEDCILDFNDGDEIPSEVDTRLPKYNWQRAVGPGLISKLECYECSVCSKFFDTEVTAEIHSRTATHHRNFLKFINEKSSDTKIAQKRAAAALEENERKKRKIEEAEAPAAEGATEETAEGAEGELYDPSEATGDDEDVEMAEDNAEGEGECEGDEEIEGEGEEDGAGQDNGEEEMEAQEEDQEGDQEAEPEPAPAKTPAPADPAPVAKTPTKTPAKAAAPAAAASPSAAAATPDASPSPAKKATPARAAAGPKATPQRQRARGRYNRY; encoded by the exons ATGGCTTTCCGTGGCAACCAGAACCGCAACCGCAACTTCGGaggtggcaacaacaactatgGTGGACCCATGGGCGCCAACCGCATGGGCGGTATGAATATGTCGCCCTGGGAATCGCAGAATCCCGGCGGCGGACAGTTTGGTAACAACATGCGCCAGGGTGGCGGCCAGATGAACGCCCAGGCCatcaacttggccaacaatCTGCTGAACAACCTGTTCAGGAACCAGAATCCACCATCGCTCCTCGACTTGCCCCGCGGAGGCGGTGGCATGGGAAACCGCAATCAACGTGGTGGACCG ATGGTCAGTCGCGGCGGCGGTGCCGGCAATCGTCTCAATAACCGTCGTGGCCAGGGAGGTGGCTTCCAAAATCGTGGCGCCACTGGTAGTGGACCCAAGCCCCCGCAAAAGCAGGGCGGCGGCGGTATTCGCAAGCAAAATGCTTTTGATCGTGCCAAGAAACTTTTGGCTAAAAATGccaaccaaaataaaaagaaggaACCCACTCCTGGCGAAAAGAAAATCGAGAG CCCTACCAAGGAGTCTCCATACGCTAGTGTGCCGAACGACATGTTCTACTGTCATCTGTGCAAGAAGCACATGTGGGACGCTAACTCTTTCGAGAACCACATCAAGGGTCGCACCCATCTGATGATGCGCGAGGGCATTGAGGAGAGCTATCGCCTCAAGGCCAATATGATCCGTCAGGAGGCCAAGATCGCAGAGCAGCTCAAGTCGATCGAGTTTGACCGCTTGAAGCGCATGGGCAAGAGCAAGCAGCGCCAGCTGGACTACTGTACCATGTGCGACCTGAACTTCCACGGTCACATCTCGACCCATCGCAAGTCGGAGGGACATTTGCAGCTGAAGAAGTTCTTGCACCCCAAGTGCATTGAGTGCAACAAGGAGTTCGCCACTCGCATCGACTACGACACCCATCTGCTGTCCGCCGAGCATCTTAAGAAGGCCGCCGAGAGCAACACCAAGGTGGGTGAGCGCAAGCGCCAGACCTTGCCCATCAGCACCGAGGAAGAGGAGACCCGCGATCTCCGCCTGCCCCAGAAGCGCAAGAAGAAGCCGGCCAAGAAGGAGGGCGAAGCCGCCGATGGCGAGGCTAAGAAGGAGGGTGCTGGCGATGGCGAGGGTGCCGAGGGTGATGATGCCGAGGGCGATGAGGCCAAGGAGGGTGAAGAAGGTGCGGACGAGACCAAGGAGGGCGAGGAGCTCAACGAGAGccaggaggaagaggaggtgGCCCTGCCTGTGGATCCCGAGGACTGCATCCTTGACTTCAACGACGGCGATGAGATCCCCAGCGAGGTGGATACCCGCCTGCCAAAGTACAACTGGCAGCGTGCTGTCGGCCCCGGTCTGATCTCCAAGCTGGAGTGCTATGAGTGCTCGGTGTGCAGCAAGTTCTTCGACACCGAGGTGACCGCCGAGATTCACTCCCGTACGGCAACTCATCACCGCAACTTCTTGAAGTTCATCAACGAGAAATCAAGCGATACCAAGATTGCCCAGAAGCGCGCCGCTGCCGCCTTGGAGGAGAATGAGCGTAAGAAGCGCAAGATTGAGGAGGCAGAGGCTCCGGCTGCCGAGGGCGCCACCGAGGAAACAGCCGAGGGCGCTGAGGGTGAACTGTACGATCCATCGGAGGCCACCGGCGACGACGAGGATGTGGAGATGGCGGAGGATAACGCCGAGGGAGAGGGCGAATGTGAAGGCGACGAGGAAATCGAGGGTGAGGGCGAAGAAGATGGCGCCGGCCAGGACAACGGCGAAGAGGAGATGGAGGCCCAGGAAGAGGATCAGGAGGGCGATCAAGAGGCCGAACCCGAGCCAGCTCCAGCCAAAACTCCTGCGCCCGCTGACCCAGCACCTGTAGCCAAGACCCCGACCAAGACTCCGGCCAAGGCAGCTGCTCCAGCCGCTGCTGCTAGTCCCTCAGCTGCGGCGGCGACGCCAGACGCCTCTCCATCGCCGGCCAAGAAGGCAACGCCGGCTCGCGCTGCCGCCGGACCCAAAGCCACGCCGCAGCGCCAACGCGCCCGCGGTCGCTACAATCGCTACTAA
- the LOC120447514 gene encoding zinc finger protein on ecdysone puffs isoform X3 — translation MFYCHLCKKHMWDANSFENHIKGRTHLMMREGIEESYRLKANMIRQEAKIAEQLKSIEFDRLKRMGKSKQRQLDYCTMCDLNFHGHISTHRKSEGHLQLKKFLHPKCIECNKEFATRIDYDTHLLSAEHLKKAAESNTKVGERKRQTLPISTEEEETRDLRLPQKRKKKPAKKEGEAADGEAKKEGAGDGEGAEGDDAEGDEAKEGEEGADETKEGEELNESQEEEEVALPVDPEDCILDFNDGDEIPSEVDTRLPKYNWQRAVGPGLISKLECYECSVCSKFFDTEVTAEIHSRTATHHRNFLKFINEKSSDTKIAQKRAAAALEENERKKRKIEEAEAPAAEGATEETAEGAEGELYDPSEATGDDEDVEMAEDNAEGEGECEGDEEIEGEGEEDGAGQDNGEEEMEAQEEDQEGDQEAEPEPAPAKTPAPADPAPVAKTPTKTPAKAAAPAAAASPSAAAATPDASPSPAKKATPARAAAGPKATPQRQRARGRYNRY, via the coding sequence ATGTTCTACTGTCATCTGTGCAAGAAGCACATGTGGGACGCTAACTCTTTCGAGAACCACATCAAGGGTCGCACCCATCTGATGATGCGCGAGGGCATTGAGGAGAGCTATCGCCTCAAGGCCAATATGATCCGTCAGGAGGCCAAGATCGCAGAGCAGCTCAAGTCGATCGAGTTTGACCGCTTGAAGCGCATGGGCAAGAGCAAGCAGCGCCAGCTGGACTACTGTACCATGTGCGACCTGAACTTCCACGGTCACATCTCGACCCATCGCAAGTCGGAGGGACATTTGCAGCTGAAGAAGTTCTTGCACCCCAAGTGCATTGAGTGCAACAAGGAGTTCGCCACTCGCATCGACTACGACACCCATCTGCTGTCCGCCGAGCATCTTAAGAAGGCCGCCGAGAGCAACACCAAGGTGGGTGAGCGCAAGCGCCAGACCTTGCCCATCAGCACCGAGGAAGAGGAGACCCGCGATCTCCGCCTGCCCCAGAAGCGCAAGAAGAAGCCGGCCAAGAAGGAGGGCGAAGCCGCCGATGGCGAGGCTAAGAAGGAGGGTGCTGGCGATGGCGAGGGTGCCGAGGGTGATGATGCCGAGGGCGATGAGGCCAAGGAGGGTGAAGAAGGTGCGGACGAGACCAAGGAGGGCGAGGAGCTCAACGAGAGccaggaggaagaggaggtgGCCCTGCCTGTGGATCCCGAGGACTGCATCCTTGACTTCAACGACGGCGATGAGATCCCCAGCGAGGTGGATACCCGCCTGCCAAAGTACAACTGGCAGCGTGCTGTCGGCCCCGGTCTGATCTCCAAGCTGGAGTGCTATGAGTGCTCGGTGTGCAGCAAGTTCTTCGACACCGAGGTGACCGCCGAGATTCACTCCCGTACGGCAACTCATCACCGCAACTTCTTGAAGTTCATCAACGAGAAATCAAGCGATACCAAGATTGCCCAGAAGCGCGCCGCTGCCGCCTTGGAGGAGAATGAGCGTAAGAAGCGCAAGATTGAGGAGGCAGAGGCTCCGGCTGCCGAGGGCGCCACCGAGGAAACAGCCGAGGGCGCTGAGGGTGAACTGTACGATCCATCGGAGGCCACCGGCGACGACGAGGATGTGGAGATGGCGGAGGATAACGCCGAGGGAGAGGGCGAATGTGAAGGCGACGAGGAAATCGAGGGTGAGGGCGAAGAAGATGGCGCCGGCCAGGACAACGGCGAAGAGGAGATGGAGGCCCAGGAAGAGGATCAGGAGGGCGATCAAGAGGCCGAACCCGAGCCAGCTCCAGCCAAAACTCCTGCGCCCGCTGACCCAGCACCTGTAGCCAAGACCCCGACCAAGACTCCGGCCAAGGCAGCTGCTCCAGCCGCTGCTGCTAGTCCCTCAGCTGCGGCGGCGACGCCAGACGCCTCTCCATCGCCGGCCAAGAAGGCAACGCCGGCTCGCGCTGCCGCCGGACCCAAAGCCACGCCGCAGCGCCAACGCGCCCGCGGTCGCTACAATCGCTACTAA
- the LOC120447515 gene encoding prostaglandin D2 receptor has translation METTTPVLDLLMLHDTTTTVAPPLYGNRNRLIIGAIIMVLGVFGNSLALFILARKKLNKNSKYTLMLRCLATNNLVALLGMLTTTLLKMYLSKEVLQSFIRLDCVGLVVWRFFGLSSGCIAAVMAAERWMALARPFIYHKHITYELIRKSINSILMIAVVITFLPFVGFGAYIDESNPEQLKCIRYRDAPGVWNKSYAVLFMVFGTLLCIVIVACNLFVAHTLLCVIGRSRTAKRHMHYDLVSRDKSSAISIDPESSSGTTLYQTQLSTGSGNSHRSVQPTRQYRHSVSVTMAATDSSPVEIKFAKLMAFLSISFVICWMPQMIAIPLAIAPNRVPASNKFFIIADVLTALHFTSDPYVYVLSRSKSINWSLLGCIKRWRSGWRPGGLRRSQSDQSRMRTTMTEANTLEFN, from the exons ATGGAAACCACAACACCTGTGCTCGACCTGTTGATGCTGCATGACACCACAACTACTGTGGCGCCTCCGCTCTATGGGAATCGAAATCGCCTGATTATTGGGGCCATCATCATGGTTCTGGGCGTTTTTGGCAACTCGCTGGCCCTTTTCATTTTGGCGCGCAAGAAGctcaacaaaaacagcaaataCACGCTCATGTTGCG TTGCCTAGCCACCAACAACCTGGTGGCGCTGCTGGGAATGCTGACCACAACGCTGCTGAAAATGTATCTCTCGAAGGAGGTGCTGCAGTCCTTCATCCGCCTGGATTGCGTGGGACTCGTGGTGTGGCGCTTCTTTGGCCTCAGCTCCGGGTGCATTGCAGCAGTTATGGCGGCGGAGAGATGGATGGCCTTGGCCAGACCCTTCATCTACCACAAG CACATTACCTACGAGCTCATTCGCAAGAGCATCAACAGCATTCTGATGATCGCCGTGGTGATCACGTTCCTGCCATTCGTTGGTTTTGGTGCATACATCGATGAGTCCAATCCGGAACAGCTAAAGTGCATTCGATACCGCGATGCGCCGGGAGTGTGGAACAAATCCTATGCGGTGCTCTTTATGGTCTTCG GCACCCTGCTGTGCATTGTGATCGTGGCCTGCAACCTGTTCGTGGCCCACACCTTGCTCTGTGTGATCGGCAGGAGTCGCACGGCCAAGCGGCACATGCACTACGACCTGGTTTCCAGGGACAAGAGCAGCGCCATAAGCATCGATCCCGAGAGCAGCAGCGGCACCACGCTCTACCAGACGCAGCTGAGCACCGGAAGCGGAAACAGCCATCGCAGCGTCCAGCCGACGAGGCAGTACAGGCACAGCGTTAGTGTCACGATGGCGGCCACCGACTCCTCGCCGGTGGAGATCAAGTTCGCCAAGCTAATGGCGTTCCTCAGTATCTCTTTCGTCATCTGCTGGATGCCCCAGATG ATCGCCATCCCGTTGGCCATAGCTCCAAATCGGGTGCCCGCATCGAATAAGTTCTTCATCATCGCCGACGTGCTTACGGCCTTGCACTTCACCTCGGATCCGTATGTCTATGTGCTGAGTCGCTCCAAGTCCATCAACTGGTCCTTGCTGGGCTGCATCAAGCGCTGGAGGAGCGGATGGCGTCCAGGTGGACTCCGTCGATCCCAGAGCGACCAGAGCCGCATGCGCACGACGATGACGGAGGCGAATACCCTGGAGTTCAACTGA